From a region of the Chitinophaga caseinilytica genome:
- a CDS encoding sensor histidine kinase gives MEVNSFDKYFSSRYARLFVRIVILYLISTIFKSFDQSFIADLSVFNLRGHMFSIVYVLYGLLAWEGAILVAKWAAPRFTQKKFFLLAGCLLAYGVVASYFFGLTYAVFDIVFFHRYEAWESVSHFSWDLIFGTWIFYLLLLTVNGIMYYYKAWKENQLQTERLMRENIQAKYDALRNQIDPHFFFNSLSVLTNLVYKSPDLAADYITQLAKTYRYILDKKFENLVPIRTELDFLESYLFLIRIRHQNSIRFHAEIDDSVKLKGLIPPATLQLLVENAIKHNRFSANDPLLIEVKSTGDSLVITNQLRARLHPETPSGIGLENIHKRYELAIGRGIEVIPSPDTFTVKIPVILS, from the coding sequence ATGGAAGTTAATTCGTTCGACAAATATTTTTCCAGCAGATACGCCCGCCTGTTCGTGCGGATCGTGATCCTGTACCTCATCTCCACCATCTTCAAATCTTTCGACCAATCCTTCATCGCCGACCTCAGTGTGTTCAACCTCCGCGGCCACATGTTCAGCATCGTGTACGTGCTATATGGCCTGCTGGCCTGGGAAGGCGCCATCCTGGTAGCGAAATGGGCCGCGCCGCGGTTCACCCAGAAGAAATTTTTCCTCCTCGCCGGATGCCTGCTCGCATACGGCGTGGTGGCATCGTATTTTTTCGGTTTGACGTATGCCGTGTTCGACATCGTTTTCTTCCACCGCTACGAAGCCTGGGAAAGCGTGAGCCATTTCAGTTGGGACCTCATCTTCGGCACCTGGATCTTTTACCTGCTCCTGCTCACTGTTAACGGGATCATGTATTATTACAAAGCCTGGAAAGAAAATCAATTGCAGACAGAGCGCCTCATGCGCGAAAACATCCAGGCGAAGTACGATGCGCTGCGCAACCAGATCGATCCGCATTTCTTCTTCAATTCGCTCAGCGTGCTCACGAACCTGGTGTACAAAAGTCCCGACCTTGCAGCCGATTACATCACCCAGCTGGCCAAAACCTACCGCTACATCCTCGACAAAAAATTCGAGAACCTCGTGCCCATCCGCACCGAGCTGGATTTCCTGGAGTCGTACCTTTTTCTCATCCGGATCCGCCACCAGAACAGCATCCGGTTCCATGCGGAGATAGACGATTCCGTGAAACTGAAAGGCCTCATCCCGCCGGCCACGTTGCAATTGCTCGTGGAGAACGCCATCAAGCACAACCGTTTTTCCGCGAACGATCCGCTGCTGATCGAAGTAAAAAGCACGGGCGATTCGCTGGTGATCACCAACCAGCTGCGGGCGAGGCTGCATCCCGAAACGCCCTCCGGCATCGGGCTGGAAAACATTCATAAACGATACGAACTGGCCATCGGACGGGGGATCGAAGTGATCCCATCGCCGGATACGTTCACCGTCAAAATACCGGTCATTCTCTCATGA
- a CDS encoding NAD-dependent epimerase/dehydratase family protein: MRPSANLRTLADIPVELFHGDVGDPQAVQLAVAGCEYVVHAASITDQWGISFEDYERVNFTGTVHIAEACRRHGVKKLVYVSTANTLGHGTKNEPGNELAGFSLFSAGSGYINSKYLAQQYVLEQVEKHGLPAVVVNPTFIIGPHDVRPSSGKLLLHGVRSWFVWCPPGGKNFVHVGDVCRGIALAIEKGKPGDCYLLAGENHSYREFFRIVSRTIGRKRLLFTIPAWVLKAGGLAGSLAGQFSGRRPKLNYTTARLLCLGNYYSGRKSERDLGMRYLSTETAVADACAWLKENDYF; this comes from the coding sequence GTGCGCCCCTCCGCCAACCTGCGCACCCTGGCCGACATCCCCGTGGAATTGTTCCACGGCGATGTGGGCGACCCGCAGGCCGTTCAGCTGGCCGTTGCGGGATGCGAATACGTCGTCCACGCCGCGAGCATTACCGACCAGTGGGGCATTTCCTTCGAAGATTACGAGCGCGTCAACTTCACCGGCACCGTGCACATCGCAGAAGCCTGCCGCCGCCACGGCGTGAAAAAACTCGTGTACGTGAGCACCGCCAACACACTCGGCCACGGCACCAAAAACGAACCGGGGAATGAACTGGCGGGGTTCTCGCTGTTCTCCGCCGGCTCGGGCTACATCAACAGCAAATACCTCGCGCAGCAATACGTGCTGGAACAGGTTGAGAAACATGGGTTGCCGGCCGTGGTCGTGAACCCGACGTTCATTATCGGCCCGCACGACGTGCGCCCCAGCAGCGGCAAACTATTGCTGCACGGCGTGCGGTCGTGGTTCGTGTGGTGCCCGCCGGGCGGGAAGAACTTCGTGCATGTGGGCGACGTGTGCCGCGGCATCGCCCTGGCGATCGAAAAAGGGAAGCCGGGCGATTGTTACCTGCTGGCCGGCGAGAATCACAGCTACCGCGAGTTTTTCCGTATCGTGAGCCGCACTATCGGCCGGAAGCGGCTGCTGTTCACCATCCCGGCCTGGGTGTTGAAGGCAGGTGGACTGGCGGGCTCGCTGGCGGGGCAATTCTCCGGCCGCCGGCCGAAGCTCAATTATACGACAGCGAGGCTCCTTTGCCTGGGGAACTATTACTCCGGCCGCAAGTCCGAGCGCGACCTCGGCATGCGGTACCTTTCCACCGAAACGGCCGTGGCCGACGCCTGCGCCTGGTTGAAGGAAAATGACTATTTTTAA
- a CDS encoding SDR family NAD(P)-dependent oxidoreductase: MTYTLITGASAGLGKAFAIQCARMGMNLVLIALPGGQAHSLARHIMEEYPVDVRAFEFDLTDVDQLQYHLPAIVDACPVDFLINNAGVGGTASIAETPLENIDRIIQLNVRGTALLTRIMIPHLLEHTRSHILNISSMAAFTPIAYKTVYPASKAFITSFSLGLREEFAGTGLSVSVACPGPILTNSGTARRIIGQGLKARLGLLPTHEIAKVAIRLTLAGQPVIIPGVANRISHFLMQLMPGNLRLRIISREVKKEMQFSI, translated from the coding sequence ATGACTTACACTTTGATTACCGGCGCCAGCGCCGGATTGGGAAAAGCATTCGCCATACAATGCGCGCGGATGGGCATGAACCTCGTGCTCATCGCGTTGCCCGGCGGCCAGGCGCATTCGCTGGCGCGCCATATCATGGAAGAATACCCGGTAGACGTGCGCGCTTTCGAATTCGACCTCACGGATGTGGACCAATTGCAATACCACCTGCCCGCCATCGTGGACGCCTGCCCGGTCGATTTCCTCATCAACAACGCCGGTGTCGGCGGAACGGCCTCCATTGCGGAAACGCCACTGGAGAACATCGACCGGATTATCCAGCTGAATGTGCGCGGAACGGCGCTGCTCACGCGGATCATGATCCCGCATTTGCTGGAACATACGCGCAGCCACATTCTGAACATCTCCAGCATGGCGGCTTTCACGCCCATCGCGTATAAAACGGTGTACCCGGCATCAAAAGCCTTCATCACTTCCTTTTCGCTCGGGTTGCGGGAAGAGTTTGCAGGAACGGGGCTTTCGGTGAGCGTGGCTTGTCCGGGCCCGATACTCACCAATTCCGGGACGGCGCGGCGGATCATTGGCCAGGGGCTCAAAGCCAGATTGGGACTGCTCCCTACGCACGAGATCGCGAAAGTGGCGATACGGCTCACGCTCGCGGGGCAGCCCGTCATCATCCCCGGCGTAGCGAACAGGATCAGTCATTTCCTCATGCAGCTGATGCCCGGCAACCTGCGCCTGCGGATCATTTCAAGGGAAGTAAAAAAAGAAATGCAATTCAGCATATGA